GCGGGTCGAAGCCGGCGCGCAGGGCGGCCACAAGCTGCTGCGTGGCTACGAACCCGTCACCACCCGCTCGGCCCACTGGCTGGCCGATCCGCGGCTTGCCCATGCGGTTAAGGACTTCCTGGACCGTGAGCGCGCCGCGGTCGATGCCGAGGCCGAGGCGCTGGGCGAACATCTGCCCTTCCGCCGGGATCAGAGCGGGCCGGACCAGGACGCCGGGGGCGGGGCCGGATAAGTGGGCGGATAAGGGGGCGGATAAACGGCCGGTAACGCCGTGCGACGGAGGGGCTGGGCAGGAACGGGGTTCGCGGGCATGCTCGGCCTCACGATCCGCCACCGCCGATGGAGCCGCCGCCATGGTGCCCACCTCTCACCTGCTGATGCTGACCTCAGACCCGACCGTCGCCTGGGCACTCGCCTCTGCCATCTCTGCCGAAGAGGCGGCCAAGGTGCTGGGCGATGCCGGTGAAGCCAAGGGCTTCAAGTTCGACTGGCGCTCGCTGATCCCCCGGCTCAGGCGCCGGTCGGAAGATACCGAGATCGACGATACGGCGCTGGAAGGCGTGGCCGGCGGTGTCGCGGTGAACAGCGCCTATATGCCGCTGGGTGGCGGCTGGATGATTTCCGGCAACTGAGCGGCGGAGCCCGACGATGATCTCGACCTCGCAGCTGATGGCGCTTGCCAGCGACCCGGCCACCGCCGCAGCGCTGATCGCCGCCATGACCCCGGAAGAGGCCGCCCGCATCCTGGGCGAGACCGGCGAAGCCCGCGGCTTCAAATTCGACTGGCGCGCCCTGATCCCCCGGCTGAGGCGCCGGACGGATGATGCAGCGCTCGACGACGCCGCCCTGGAAGGCGTGGCCGGGGGCGCCGCCTCGGCCGCGATGATCCTGCCGGGCGGCTGGACGTTCGGTGGCTGAGCGAGCGGGTTGAAGCCGGTTCGCGGGCATGGTGGAATGCGCGCGGACCGGAAGCTTCAGCGGAGCGCATGCCATGCATCAGTCGATGATCGTCGTCGACGACTTTTACGAGAACCCGCTCGAAGTGCGGGCGCAGGCGCTCAAGCTCGACTATCCGCATCTGTCGGGGCCCGAGATCTATTACCCGGGCCGGAATTCGAAGCAGTTCATGCTGCCGCCCGACAGCGACCGCATGTTCAGCTACATCCTGCGCGAGCCGGTGATCGGCAATCGCGAGATGGCGCATGGCAAGTGCCGGCTGTCCTTTGCCTCGGATACCCGCGCCGGGGTGGTCCATATCGACCCGGGCTGCGCCTGGGCGGGGATCGTGTTTCTCAGCCTCGACGAGCATGCGCAGGGCGGGACGGAATTCTTCCGCCACAAGGCCAGCGGCAGCGACAGGGCCCCGTTGAGCGATCAGGAGGCGCAGGCAAAATTCGGCCTGCCGACCCGCGAGGCCGTGCTGGACACCGTGCTGAAGCAGGACGGCAGCGACCGGTCGAAATGGGAGCAGATCACGGTTCTGCCGATGAAGTTCAACCGGCTGATCCTGTTCCGCCCCTGGCTGTGGCACACCAGCGGGGTGGATTTCGGCGATGCCCCCGAAAACGGCCGGCTGGTCCAGATCCTGTTCTTCAAGCCCGGCCCGACGCCGGCCCCGGCAGCCGCCCGCCCGACCGTGATGCCGCCGTCGCAGCGGCGCTGACCGACCGCCGCCAGGCCGGGCTTCTGGCAGCGGTCAGGATTTCGCGGAGCACATTCTCGACAAAGGGGCCGAGCCCGCCTTCCATGGCAGGCCCGATGACCTGAAGTGTCAGCCCAAGCCCTGCCCGCAGGGTCTCGGACGCCATCGCAACCTCGGGCCCCGACATGCCTTCGAGGCGCAGCAGGATGCCCGTAATCGGCAGGCTGAGCCGGACCATGCCGGCGACGAGCAGCCCCTCGCTGCAGAGCGTGGGGGCCCCGGTCGGCGGCATCTGATCGACCCCCTCCGGATCCAGCACCGCCGAGCTCCGGTCGAATTCCGTCGCCATCCTTGCCAGTTTGAGATCCAGCGGGATCGGCGCACAAGGCAGCGCGGTGGCCCGGATCTGATGTGCCAGATACCGCACCTCCTCCCCCGCCCAGACGAGTGCGGCGGCGCGGCTGTCATGGGCCGGCACAAGCACCGGTGCGGGTGCCCCGGCCGCAATGGCCGCCCGGACGACGGCCCGGCGATAGGGCCCTGGGGGCAGCGGGTCGCCGAGACGCGGATCTTCGGCGGTGATCGCAGGAATCATGGGGTATGCCGATCTGACGACGGTCCCGGCGGTCTGGCCCGGTATGCCCCGCCGGCGATCGGGCACACCGCTGTCACACGTTCATCCGTGCAGACATTTTTCTACTATAGGTTATTGGACAAATGACCGCCGGGTCAAGTCTTTCCCCGCGATCCGGCGTCGGCAACTGGCGGGCTATGGCCCTGAACGCAAACACGGCCGCATGCGTCGCATGCGGCCGTGCAGCTGTTTAGAGAGGCGCCGGAGATGTCAGGCCACGGGCTCCGGCATCTCGTCCCGGCTGGGATCCAGTTTGTGCCCGTCATCCGGCCCGGCATCGGGGCCGGAACCGCCGCCGCCCTTGCGGCCGCCGCGCGGCTTCGGCTCGTTGGCCTCGAAGCGGAAGACCGGCTTGTCCTCTTCGATATCGATGACGACATGGCCGCCATCGACCAGATGGCCGAACAGAACCTCTTCGGCCAGCGGCTGCTTGATCTTCTCCTGGATGACCCGGGCCAGCGGCCGGGCGCCCATCGCCTCGTCATAGCCGGCATTGGCCAGCCAGCGCCGCGCCTCTTCGGTGAGCGAG
This genomic stretch from Tistrella mobilis harbors:
- a CDS encoding DUF6445 family protein — encoded protein: MHQSMIVVDDFYENPLEVRAQALKLDYPHLSGPEIYYPGRNSKQFMLPPDSDRMFSYILREPVIGNREMAHGKCRLSFASDTRAGVVHIDPGCAWAGIVFLSLDEHAQGGTEFFRHKASGSDRAPLSDQEAQAKFGLPTREAVLDTVLKQDGSDRSKWEQITVLPMKFNRLILFRPWLWHTSGVDFGDAPENGRLVQILFFKPGPTPAPAAARPTVMPPSQRR